One part of the Ferrimicrobium sp. genome encodes these proteins:
- a CDS encoding branched-chain amino acid ABC transporter permease has protein sequence MAAVIPVLVFLIAVHVYANELLLVDMAVYIALAQGINIIYGFTGYLPFGYFGFFGIGAYVGGYGILHWGLPGPASVLVGAVSGAIAGAILLPLFRLRGAYFALVTLAVGEAFYAIISNPSLTSITNGPYGLNLAAAYSSGWSFGMAVGLAGVAILIAALIRRSHYGMTLKAIRDDPESAAMAGINVGRDRFYAWIIAAVIAGAGGSIYGWAISVFYPQDVFDVTISVLAIVFALFGGVGSIWGPTIGAALLYAIYNVVGVSNPQYFQLIYGLIIILLVLFAPRGLAGLVEMVKGRLARGRVS, from the coding sequence TTGGCTGCTGTAATTCCAGTTCTGGTCTTTCTCATCGCGGTACATGTGTACGCGAATGAGTTGCTACTTGTCGACATGGCGGTTTATATCGCTCTTGCCCAGGGAATTAATATCATCTATGGATTCACTGGCTATCTGCCTTTTGGTTATTTTGGTTTTTTCGGCATCGGAGCCTATGTCGGTGGTTATGGAATTCTGCATTGGGGTTTGCCGGGACCCGCTTCGGTACTCGTTGGCGCGGTGAGTGGAGCTATCGCGGGAGCAATCCTGCTTCCCCTCTTCCGACTGAGGGGAGCATACTTCGCCCTGGTCACGCTCGCCGTTGGTGAAGCGTTCTATGCCATTATCTCGAATCCCTCGCTCACTAGCATTACCAACGGTCCATATGGACTGAATCTTGCCGCGGCGTACTCGTCCGGCTGGTCGTTTGGCATGGCCGTCGGGCTCGCCGGGGTCGCGATTCTCATTGCGGCGCTGATTAGACGGTCTCATTATGGGATGACACTGAAGGCGATCAGGGATGATCCGGAGTCAGCCGCGATGGCTGGCATCAACGTTGGTCGAGACCGATTTTACGCCTGGATCATTGCTGCTGTGATCGCTGGCGCCGGTGGTTCGATCTATGGTTGGGCGATCAGTGTGTTCTATCCTCAGGATGTCTTTGATGTGACCATTTCGGTGCTTGCCATCGTTTTCGCGCTGTTCGGTGGGGTCGGGAGCATTTGGGGTCCCACAATTGGTGCTGCTCTGCTCTATGCGATCTATAACGTGGTGGGTGTTTCGAATCCACAGTATTTCCAGCTGATCTATGGTTTGATCATCATTTTGCTTGTTCTGTTCGCACCACGGGGTTTGGCTGGGTTGGTGGAGATGGTGAAAGGGCGACTTGCACGGGGGAGGGTGAGCTGA
- a CDS encoding ATP-binding cassette domain-containing protein, translated as MEGTPAKGVASPLLVAADLVTRFGKFRALDGVSLSIGHGEAVGLVGPNGSGKTTFVNTVCGLYAPSSGSIVFHGVDVTGKRPDQLAAAGVNRTFQIPKPFFSLTVRENVSVAAQHARAPKDIDEVLAKVNLLEVASSSPSALTAAQQKRLDFARALVMSPRLLFVDELAAGLSPGELQEVATMLQSLVSEGLALVVVEHLMGFLEQVVDRVYVLTLGRVVFEGRLRDALADEGVQEVFLGKVTSAGG; from the coding sequence ATGGAGGGGACCCCAGCAAAGGGGGTTGCATCACCCTTACTTGTCGCTGCCGATCTCGTTACCCGTTTTGGGAAGTTCCGGGCTCTCGATGGCGTCTCGTTGTCAATCGGTCACGGGGAGGCCGTCGGACTTGTCGGCCCCAATGGTTCCGGCAAGACAACCTTCGTCAATACCGTGTGTGGGTTGTATGCTCCGAGCAGTGGGAGCATTGTGTTTCATGGGGTTGACGTGACTGGGAAGCGGCCGGATCAGCTGGCCGCAGCTGGGGTCAATCGAACCTTCCAGATCCCTAAGCCATTTTTTTCTCTCACTGTTCGCGAGAATGTCTCCGTTGCGGCTCAGCATGCGCGCGCACCGAAGGATATTGATGAGGTGTTGGCTAAGGTCAACCTGTTAGAGGTTGCCAGTAGCTCTCCGAGCGCGTTGACGGCCGCGCAACAAAAACGTCTTGACTTCGCTCGGGCGCTTGTCATGTCGCCTCGCTTGTTGTTCGTGGATGAGTTGGCTGCGGGACTGTCCCCCGGTGAGCTCCAAGAAGTGGCGACAATGCTGCAGTCGCTGGTAAGTGAAGGTTTGGCCCTGGTTGTCGTGGAGCATCTGATGGGCTTTCTTGAGCAGGTAGTTGATAGGGTTTATGTTTTAACCTTGGGACGCGTTGTTTTTGAGGGACGATTGCGCGACGCACTGGCGGACGAGGGGGTGCAGGAGGTATTTCTGGGGAAGGTAACCAGTGCTGGCGGTTGA
- a CDS encoding ABC transporter ATP-binding protein, protein MLAVERLESGYGRMQILWGVDLAVQEHEVHVLLGANGAGKSTFLKVLVGLLPTWSGLVSFDGRDINALTARERVDRGLGYTSEAGIFPDLSVDDNLRISALRIPASERKEAIEAAYARFDELKSRRRTLAGGLSGGQRKLVAIARALVGQPTILVMDEPSSGLSPRYVAEVVERLGELRGTTTLLIAEQNVSFLEIADSVSVLEGGRVKFSGSTGEFGNNETLREAFFGLE, encoded by the coding sequence GTGCTGGCGGTTGAGCGCCTGGAATCAGGCTACGGACGAATGCAAATTCTTTGGGGTGTTGATCTTGCAGTCCAGGAACACGAGGTGCATGTGCTCCTTGGCGCAAATGGTGCTGGGAAGTCAACGTTTCTCAAGGTATTGGTTGGATTGCTTCCAACCTGGTCAGGTCTCGTCAGTTTCGATGGTCGTGACATCAATGCGCTAACAGCGCGTGAACGTGTCGATCGTGGGTTGGGGTACACCAGTGAGGCTGGGATCTTTCCTGATCTGTCGGTTGATGACAACCTTCGCATTAGTGCCTTGAGAATTCCCGCGTCTGAGAGGAAGGAGGCCATCGAGGCAGCGTATGCGCGCTTTGATGAGTTAAAGTCGCGGCGCCGTACGTTGGCAGGAGGTCTCTCTGGCGGACAACGAAAGCTCGTTGCCATCGCCCGCGCGCTCGTCGGCCAGCCGACTATTCTGGTGATGGACGAGCCGTCCTCTGGTCTCTCACCACGGTATGTTGCCGAAGTAGTGGAGCGCCTCGGCGAACTACGCGGGACCACTACGCTGCTCATCGCCGAGCAAAATGTATCGTTTCTAGAAATCGCTGACTCTGTATCGGTGCTCGAGGGAGGAAGAGTGAAGTTCTCGGGCTCAACGGGAGAGTTCGGCAACAATGAGACACTGCGCGAGGCGTTCTTTGGCTTAGAGTGA